In Nitrospirota bacterium, the following proteins share a genomic window:
- a CDS encoding ABC transporter ATP-binding protein encodes MEIRAVSLCKSFRHKTGVIEVLKGLDLSVGQAQAVAIMGASGAGKSTLLHILGTLDHPTSGTVTYDGLELNGRNGQDLTRFRNENIGFVFQAFFLLPEFTARENVMMPALIRGMTPAEAQSTAEEILRAVGLENRSRHRPGELSGGEQQRVAIARALILKPRILLADEPTGNLDQNTGAEIFELLRKLQHDGGMTLIMATHNLHLSARMDVAYRLEGGKLQPA; translated from the coding sequence GTGGAAATCCGCGCTGTATCTTTGTGCAAGTCTTTCCGTCACAAGACAGGTGTAATCGAGGTCCTCAAGGGTCTCGATCTGTCGGTGGGCCAGGCGCAGGCCGTGGCCATCATGGGAGCCTCAGGGGCGGGGAAGAGCACGCTCCTTCATATTCTCGGTACGCTGGATCACCCCACCTCCGGAACGGTGACCTACGATGGCTTGGAGCTGAATGGCCGAAATGGCCAGGATCTGACCCGGTTCCGCAACGAAAATATCGGATTCGTATTCCAAGCCTTCTTCCTCCTCCCCGAATTTACGGCCCGGGAAAACGTGATGATGCCGGCATTGATCCGGGGCATGACTCCCGCGGAGGCGCAATCCACGGCGGAGGAGATCCTGCGGGCGGTCGGTCTCGAAAACAGGTCTCGACACAGGCCGGGCGAGCTTTCAGGCGGCGAGCAACAACGGGTGGCCATCGCGCGTGCGCTGATCCTGAAACCGCGGATTCTCCTGGCCGATGAACCGACGGGGAATCTCGATCAGAACACGGGGGCTGAAATCTTCGAGCTGCTGCGGAAACTCCAGCACGACGGCGGGATGACGCTCATCATGGCCACTCACAATCTCCACCTTTCGGCCAGGATGGACGTGGCTTACCGGCTGGAGGGCGGCAAGCTTCAGCCCGCCTGA
- the mnmA gene encoding tRNA 2-thiouridine(34) synthase MnmA: MLKERIAVLMSGGVDSSVAAALLKEQGHDPIGLTYNIGPSRVHGIAGSRDHGSRCCGMDDMTDAATIASQLGIPHYVLNVRDSFARGVIGDFVESYLKGETPLPCAHCNTRVKWGEMADRAREMGASRMATGHYAKVDWDASRGRHVLKRAMDLEKDQSYFLFGLSQEQLASAIFPLGDLTKPEVRERAEALGLVVSDKKDSQELCFVSSGHYSEVIAPHASRLTPHAAGEIVDVSGAVLGTHDGFFKFTVGQRRGLGLNGGPYYVKSIDSATRKVVVGNADSTLTDSLTARDPNLIGYESWESVGRVRARVRYRHKGEWGSVRWDGQRLKVEFENPVRAVAPGQAVVFYREDEIVGGAWITPG; encoded by the coding sequence ATGCTGAAGGAACGTATCGCCGTGCTCATGAGCGGCGGAGTCGACAGCTCCGTCGCCGCCGCCCTGCTCAAGGAACAGGGACATGACCCTATCGGCCTCACCTACAACATCGGTCCCTCGCGAGTTCACGGAATCGCGGGTTCACGGGATCACGGTTCACGCTGCTGCGGCATGGACGACATGACCGATGCCGCGACCATCGCATCCCAACTTGGAATTCCCCACTATGTCCTCAATGTCCGGGATTCGTTCGCGCGCGGGGTCATCGGAGATTTCGTCGAGAGCTACCTGAAGGGCGAAACTCCGCTGCCCTGCGCCCACTGCAACACGCGGGTGAAGTGGGGAGAAATGGCCGATCGGGCCAGGGAGATGGGGGCGAGCCGCATGGCCACGGGGCACTATGCAAAAGTCGATTGGGATGCGTCGCGAGGCCGGCACGTATTGAAGCGGGCCATGGATCTTGAGAAGGATCAGTCCTACTTTCTTTTCGGCCTCAGCCAGGAGCAACTTGCGTCCGCGATCTTTCCGCTTGGGGACCTCACCAAGCCCGAAGTTCGTGAGCGCGCCGAGGCGTTGGGGTTGGTCGTCTCCGACAAGAAGGACAGCCAGGAGCTTTGCTTCGTTTCCTCCGGCCACTACTCCGAAGTCATTGCGCCTCACGCCTCACGCCTCACGCCTCACGCCGCCGGAGAGATTGTGGATGTCTCCGGCGCCGTCCTCGGCACTCACGACGGCTTCTTCAAATTCACCGTGGGGCAGCGGCGGGGTCTCGGACTGAACGGCGGACCTTACTACGTGAAATCCATCGATTCCGCCACGAGGAAGGTCGTGGTCGGCAACGCGGATTCCACATTGACCGACAGCCTGACGGCTCGTGATCCCAATCTGATCGGCTACGAGTCTTGGGAGTCAGTGGGGAGGGTTCGCGCCCGAGTTCGATACCGGCACAAAGGCGAATGGGGTTCGGTGCGATGGGACGGCCAAAGACTGAAGGTGGAGTTTGAAAATCCGGTTCGAGCCGTTGCGCCGGGGCAAGCCGTGGTCTTCTACCGCGAGGATGAAATCGTGGGCGGAGCGTGGATCACACCGGGATGA